The following coding sequences lie in one Cercospora beticola chromosome 9, complete sequence genomic window:
- the RPL38 gene encoding 60S ribosomal protein eL38 (BUSCO:EOG09265OQH), producing MPREVTDIKSFIEICRRKDASSARIKKNRSAGINQTKFKVRCQRHLYTLVLKDNDKAEKLKQSLPPGLSISETPKKNARGKRVAKSS from the exons ATGCCTCGCGAAGTCACCGACATCAAGAGCTTCATCGAGATCTGCCGTCGCAAGGATGCTTCCT CTGCGCGGATAAAGAAGAACCGCAGCGCCGGTATCAACCAGACCAAGTTCAAGGTCCGCTGCCAGAGACACCTCTACACTCTCGTGCTCAAGGACAACGACAAGgccgagaagctgaagcagtcGCTTCCTCCGG GGCTCTCCATCTCCGAGACGCCAAAGAAGAACGCCCGTGGCAAGCGTGTCGCCAAGTCTTCGTAG